The following coding sequences lie in one Cloeon dipterum chromosome 1, ieCloDipt1.1, whole genome shotgun sequence genomic window:
- the LOC135948142 gene encoding uncharacterized protein LOC135948142, which produces MRKILHITIIIAVSLNLLHAPEGRKNSGKKPLRRIYIVRCCGKKSCLSVGKNINARNNSLFRIPETTAKSWGKTTFFTEVLSAIGNAGMVTEYTSAKQEQVAGETTTSDSLDSISVSTEIAKSEIPEAATGPTIPQNAIIDTSKAREENSTLAENSAVTSMATDFASSAADSTLDVTRSVLTQTIALNGQTKSPKSTSQFELPATVMLTTLMPLTTKLASTSGLLPLTTKATSTTTTTTCKPICGSISTVSCVSQPAKVKQMQLSQDSTEGRFLKSCGRKYFVSNTKINLTEAKKTCCAQKMRLLRITSTIEHRCVSSLNKILKQTAVSYWTGGLVDANCRFWCSDKGTNIPIVDGLNWLQTKTLHQSSANCLVFEMNVGDEIKSGLKFDDCSAKNLFICESRLFDTDGSLETPKIYGFWENGAGATFLYGNTLVTWIENWIQCLTLGMTPLSFVSKTELDFTFNLLKGWDKNYNYWTGGTRHDFATKGPIWCTSQLDISSVVFPLNDAGNVSLMGSHDCVGFQIEKITTNVTLAFRGTFEFRNCSHRRMFACRGPITTKPTCVRQDCPTKLARNPSLFNESTGFLKNAPSFGEWIIKCNKFFIIADATTDRTNITVQYTWDAARQRCESIGFRLISFESKSKFDCLVNVSQKNLAPFWTSGAYLDCKNGGMRYAWCGRNKFINMDEVIWSQGQPPEVKISTCISGVLDVDIGVQLQAVDCNSKLSYICEAENTKGESLANAKNRQCQQIFNVTESEVDSLLKKLDFTPNLKCYIKCMGESLELIDVNGATIDTEIIRLIQAAIANSNDVEKSFDVFDVCKQPTGVLGECEAGARLFKCGVEKAPAVVAAMVENAATDFPPAPFIGSEKDFCPFGLITCTQNTTLVNQVSNNIAPDGAGYYFSACERKYFVSSEKIEHSEPLVKCCEMGMTHAHFHTHDQFKCFLDADAVRNARRAGFMYSVSAYSTKLLPYFTWCPSKIPVDIAFKWGSQDSSDSKNFKCTYITPASQYGFQDVLTAKTCSAEMQYICMSM; this is translated from the exons ATGAGAAAAATACTTCATATCACAATCATCATTGCTGTTTCCTTG AATTTATTGCACGCTCCTGAAGGCAGAAAGAACAGTG GGAAAAAGCCATTGAGAAGAATTTACATAGTGAGATGTTGCGGGAAAAAAAGCTGTCTATCGGttggcaaaaatataaacgcGAGGAACAACAGTCTTTTTCGAATACCG GAAACAACAGCAAAAAGCTGGGggaaaacaacattttttactgaaGTCCTGTCTGCAATTG gTAACGCCGGTATGGTGACAGAATACACTTCTGCGAAACAGGAGCAAGTTGCTGGCGAAACTACGACCAGTGACTCACTAGATTCCATCAGTGTGTCTACAGAAATCGCTAAAAGTGAAATTCCTGAAGCGGCTACAGGTCcaa CAATCCCTCAGAATGCAATCATTGATACTTCAAAAGCTAGAGAAGAAAATAGTACTTTGGCGGAAAATTCAGCAGTTACATCAATGGCAACTGACTTTGCGAGTTCAGCGGCAGATTCGACTTTGGATGTTACTAGATCTGTCTTGACGCAAACAATCGCACTCAATGGTCAAACAAAATCTCCAAAATCTACCTCTCAATTTGAATTGCCAGCTACTGTGATGCTTACAACATTGATGCCACTAACAACCAAATTAGCATCAACATCAGGGTTGTTGCCATTAACAACAAAAGCTACTTCAACGACTACCACt acTACGTGTAAACCGATATGCGGTAGTATTTCAACAGTTTCATGTGTGTCACAG CCAGCAAAAGTGAAGCAAATGCAGCTCAGTCAAG attcaaCAGAGGGCAGGTTTTTGAAATCATGCGGTAGAAAATATTTCGTCAGCAACacgaaa ATAAATCTAACGGAAGCAAAGAAAACTTGCTGTGCTCAGAAAATGCGACTATTGAGAATCACGTCTACGATTGAGCACCGATGCGTCTCGTCTCTCAATA AGATTTTAAAGCAGACGGCAGTTTCCTACTGGACAGGCGGGCTAGTCGACGCAAATTGCCGATTTTGGTGCTCGGACAAAGGCACGAATATTCCCATTGTGGACGGTTTGAATTGGCTTCAGACAAAAACGTTACATCAAAGTTCAGCGAACTGCCTTGTTTTTGAAATGAACGTTGGTGACGAGATAAAAAGTGGCTTGAAATTTGACGACTGCTCTGCTaagaatttgtttatttgcgag tctaGACTTTTTGACACGGATGGGAGTCTGGAAA CACCTAAAATTTACGGATTCTGGGAGAACGGAGCAGGCGCCACCTTTCTGTATGGAAACACGTTGGTCACTTGGATTGAAAATTGGATCCAATGCTTGACACTTGGCATGACGCCCCTATCGTTTGTTTCAAAGACTGAACTGGATTTCACATTTAACCTCTTAAAAG GTTGGGACAAGAATTATAACTACTGGACGGGCGGCACGCGTCACGACTTCGCTACAAAAGGTCCGATCTGGTGTACCAGCCAGTTAGACATCAGCTCGGTGGTGTTTCCACTCAATGACGCCGGGAACGTCAGTCTGATGGGGAGTCATGACTGTGTTGGCTTCCAGATTGAAAAAATCACAACAAACGTGACACTAGCATTCAGAGGAACTTTCGAATTCAGAAACTGCAGTCACAGAAGAATGTTTGCCTGCAGA ggCCCAATAACCACCAAACCAACATGCGTTAGACAGGACTGTCCCACGAAATTAGCAAgaaac CCTTCTCTGTTCAACGAATCCactggatttttaaaaa ATGCACCGAGTTTCGGAGAATGGATAAttaaatgtaacaaattctTCATCATTGCGGATGCGACGACAGACAGGACAAATATAACC gTACAATACACTTGGGACGCTGCTCGCCAGAGATGCGAGAGTATTGGCTTTCGACTCATCAGTTTTGAGTCCAAGTCCAAGTTTGACTGCCTCGTCAACGTTTCCCAAAAGAACCTGGCCCCGTTCTGGACCTCAGGGGCCTACCTCGACTGCAAAAACGGGGGTATGAGGTACGCGTGGTGCGGCAGAAACAAGTTCATCAACATGGATGAAGTCATTTGGAGCCAGGGACAGCCTCCAGAAGTCAAAATTTCAACCTGCATCAGCGGAGTCCTCGACGTGGATATCGGCGTCCAACTCCAGGCAGTTGACTGCAACTCTAAGTTGTCGTACATTTGCGAA GCAGAGAACACGAAAGGCGAGAGTTTGGCTAACGCAAAGAATCGGCAGTGCCAGCAGATTTTTAACGTTACAGAGa GTGAAGTTGATAGtctgctaaaaaaattggattttaccCCTAATCTGAAG TGCTACATTAAATGCATGGGAGAGAGTCTGGAATTG ATCGACGTCAATGGGGCCACTATCGACACTGAAATCATCAGGCTAATTCAAGCGGCAATCGCAAACTCCAACGACGTGGAAAAGAGCTTTGACGTTTTCGACGTTTGCAAACAACCGACTGGCG TACTGGGCGAGTGTGAGGCAGGGGCCCGATTATTTAAGTGTGGAGTGGAAAAGGCACCTGCTGTCGTTGCAGCTATGGTTGAGAATGCCGCCACAGATTTTCCT CCTGCTCCGTTTATAGGAagtgaaaaagatttttgccCCTTTGGTTTAATAACATGCACACAAAAT accaCTTTGGTGAAtcaagtttcaaataatattg CACCAGATGGAGccggttattatttttcagcgtGCGAGAGGAAGTACTTTGTTTCAAGCGAGAAA ATCGAACATTCAGAACCATTGGTCAAGTGCTGCGAAATGGGCATGACTCACGCGCATTTTCACACCCACGATCAGTTTAAATGCTTCTTAGATGCTGACGCAG tGAGAAACGCAAGGAGAGCGGGATTTATGTATTCTGTATCAGCATACAGCACCAAATTGTTGCCCTATTTCACGTGGTGTCCCAGCAAGATTCCAGTGGACATTGCCTTTAAGTGGGGCAGTCAGGATAGCTCCGATTCCAAAAACTTTAAGTGCACCTACATTACTCCCGCCTCACAATATGGCTTTCAGGATGTGCTTACTGCAAAGACTTGTTCAGCAGAGATGCAATACATTTGCATGAGCATGTAG
- the Ctns gene encoding cystinosin homolog isoform X1, which yields MGRSATFSKLFCASILIAFSAAETSFSLGSQELDILVGETKVINLQVTDLTQRVNASVQTLHSGILELNPKSIIINPPANDIYPIEVTSIEAGYTTILLSIDPAIADVYDAFIRVTSLHSIELYHFSEVIGWIYFVAWSVSFYPQIYENWKRKSVVGLNFDFLALNIIGFTMYSIFNCGLFWIPSIQDEYYEKHPRGMIPVLAQDIFFGLHAMFATVITITQCFFYERANQRVSWTARGIIVVFALFLLISTIVAAATDKLTWLDILYFCSYVKLAITLIKYIPQAYMNYKRKSTVGWSIGNIFLDFTGGALSMMQMMVNAHNYNDWQSIFGDPTKFGLGLFSVVFDIFFIFQHYVLYRQSRKDVAADPEKPEKTGKDEIL from the exons ATGGGTCGATCAGCCACTTTTTCAAAGCTCTTCTGCGCTTCAATTTTGATCG cattttctgcggccgAGACTTCCTTCAGTTTGGGCTCGCAGGAATTGGACATCCTGGTTGGCGAAACGAAAGTCATCAACCTTCAAGT TACCGACCTCACGCAAAGAGTGAACGCGTCAGTGCAAACATTGCACTCAGGGATTTTGGAGCTGAACCCAaagtcaattattattaatcctCCTGCAAATGACATCTACCCCATCGAAGTGACATCAATCGAAGCTGGCTACACTACTATCCTACTAAGTATCGACCCAGCCATCGctga TGTTTACGATGCGTTTATCCGCGTCACTTCTCTGCACTCGATTGAGCTTTACCACTTCAGCGAGGTCATTGGATGGATCTACTTTGTGGCCTGGTCCGTTTCCTTCTACCCACAAATCTATGAAAACTGGAAGCGGAAAAG tgttGTTGGTCTCAATTTCGACTTTCTGGCTTTAAACATCATCGGCTTCACCATGTACTCCATTTTTAACTGTGGTCTATTTTGGATTCCTTCCATCCAG GATGAGTATTATGAAAAACATCCAAGAGGCATGATTCCTGTTTTGGCCCAAGACATCTTTTTCGGCCTCCACGCGATGTTCGCAACAGTTATAACAATCACACAATGCTTCTTTTACGAG CGTGCAAACCAAAGAGTTTCGTGGACCGCAAGAGGCATAATAGTGGTGTTTGCTCTCTTCCTGTTGATCAGCACTATTGTGGCCGCCGCCACAGACAAACTCACTTGGCTTGACATCCTTTACTTTTGCTCATACGTCAAGTTGGCCATCACTCTGATCAAATACATTCCtcag GCTTACATGAATTACAAAAGGAAGAGCACGGTGGGATGGAGCATCGGCAACATTTTCCTTGACTTTACTGGCGGCGCTCTCAGCATGATGCAGATGATGGTCAACGCCCACAACTACA acgacTGGCAATCTATTTTCGGCGACCCTACGAAATTCGGATTGGGACTGTTCTCCGTCGTGTTTGACATCTTCTTCATATTCCAACATTATGTGCTATACAG ACAATCTCGCAAGGACGTTGCTGCTGATCCTGAAAAACCCGAGAAAACTGGAAAAGATGAAATTCTGTGA
- the Ctns gene encoding cystinosin homolog isoform X2 — MGRSATFSKLFCASILIAFSAAETSFSLGSQELDILVGETKVINLQVTDLTQRVNASVQTLHSGILELNPKSIIINPPANDIYPIEVTSIEAGYTTILLSIDPAIADVYDAFIRVTSLHSIELYHFSEVIGWIYFVAWSVSFYPQIYENWKRKSVVGLNFDFLALNIIGFTMYSIFNCGLFWIPSIQDEYYEKHPRGMIPVLAQDIFFGLHAMFATVITITQCFFYERANQRVSWTARGIIVVFALFLLISTIVAAATDKLTWLDILYFCSYVKLAITLIKYIPQAYMNYKRKSTVGWSIGNIFLDFTGGALSMMQMMVNAHNYNDWQSIFGDPTKFGLGLFSVVFDIFFIFQHYVLYRHSYERIEGANSEAARPIYS, encoded by the exons ATGGGTCGATCAGCCACTTTTTCAAAGCTCTTCTGCGCTTCAATTTTGATCG cattttctgcggccgAGACTTCCTTCAGTTTGGGCTCGCAGGAATTGGACATCCTGGTTGGCGAAACGAAAGTCATCAACCTTCAAGT TACCGACCTCACGCAAAGAGTGAACGCGTCAGTGCAAACATTGCACTCAGGGATTTTGGAGCTGAACCCAaagtcaattattattaatcctCCTGCAAATGACATCTACCCCATCGAAGTGACATCAATCGAAGCTGGCTACACTACTATCCTACTAAGTATCGACCCAGCCATCGctga TGTTTACGATGCGTTTATCCGCGTCACTTCTCTGCACTCGATTGAGCTTTACCACTTCAGCGAGGTCATTGGATGGATCTACTTTGTGGCCTGGTCCGTTTCCTTCTACCCACAAATCTATGAAAACTGGAAGCGGAAAAG tgttGTTGGTCTCAATTTCGACTTTCTGGCTTTAAACATCATCGGCTTCACCATGTACTCCATTTTTAACTGTGGTCTATTTTGGATTCCTTCCATCCAG GATGAGTATTATGAAAAACATCCAAGAGGCATGATTCCTGTTTTGGCCCAAGACATCTTTTTCGGCCTCCACGCGATGTTCGCAACAGTTATAACAATCACACAATGCTTCTTTTACGAG CGTGCAAACCAAAGAGTTTCGTGGACCGCAAGAGGCATAATAGTGGTGTTTGCTCTCTTCCTGTTGATCAGCACTATTGTGGCCGCCGCCACAGACAAACTCACTTGGCTTGACATCCTTTACTTTTGCTCATACGTCAAGTTGGCCATCACTCTGATCAAATACATTCCtcag GCTTACATGAATTACAAAAGGAAGAGCACGGTGGGATGGAGCATCGGCAACATTTTCCTTGACTTTACTGGCGGCGCTCTCAGCATGATGCAGATGATGGTCAACGCCCACAACTACA acgacTGGCAATCTATTTTCGGCGACCCTACGAAATTCGGATTGGGACTGTTCTCCGTCGTGTTTGACATCTTCTTCATATTCCAACATTATGTGCTATACAG GCACTCTTACGAAAGAATCGAGGGCGCCAATTCTGAAGCAGCGCGGCCGATTTACTCCTGA
- the LOC135934054 gene encoding uncharacterized protein LOC135934054, with amino-acid sequence MSRIIGFNNKPSRAKMHRQSILAENLDKIFKQHQSQHLARQYASELIARLAEANKKIEPVFCRNRRVKRPPRRFLLDALVNSSTFNSEDKDEIFLETEKEKPDCNQDFNTPHKESKVMTQIEKTQTRRKRSMKRIANREDKGPIPEKHPKVPNIDKDQPRTWTADCERNFNSPHEQFKMIMKQTGRAQTTGKKTRKRIAYCDETPIFRQSPYPVNPVKRSMTKYGKNDFPTLQRIKSVSYRVLNSERGFRNASVPTGFMRYVTMRTKQRLGNRFDVYYAAPDGKVLRSRLDCITYLIENPHIVRGVKSDDFDFHFEPFTNMKVAKVCLPRLDKMLVGDQAPAHSKHCPTLDVASDSTSKTLIVSLERCDRLLKDLGLVIQF; translated from the exons ATGTCACGAATAATTGGGTTCAACAATAAGCCAAGCAGAGCAAAAATGCATCGCCAGAGCATCCTTGCTGAAAATTTGGACAAGATTTTCAAGCAACATCAAAGTCAGCACTTGGCCCGTCAATATGCGTCTGAGCTTATAGCGCGCTTGGCTGAAGCAAACAAGAAAATCGAGCCAGTCTTCTGCAGGAACAGGAGAGTCAAGAGGCCCCCAAGAAGGTTCTTACTCGATGCACTGGTCAACAGCAGCACTTTCA acAGCGAAGACAAGGACGAAATATTCCTGGAGACAGAAAAGGAGAAACCTGATTGCAATCAGGACTTCAACACTCCTCACAAAGAATCCAAGGTGATGACGCAGATTGAAAAAACTCAGACCCGTCGAAAGAGGTCTATGAAAAGGATTGCAAACCGCGAAGACAAGGGCCCCATTCCTGAAAAACATCCAAAAGTGCCAAATATAGATAAGGATCAACCTAGAACTTGGACCGCTGACTGCGAACGGAACTTCAACTCTCCCCATGAGCAATTCAAGATGATCATGAAGCAGACTGGAAGAGCTCAGACGACTGGAAAGAAGACCAGGAAAAGGATTGCATACTGTGATGAGACACCAATATTCCGTCAATCCCCCTATCCAGTCAATCCAGTCAAAAGATCCATGACGAAATACGGAAAGAATGATTTTCCCACCTTGCAACGCATCAAATCGGTCTCATACAGGGTTCTTAACTCTGAGAGAGGATTCCGCAATGCATCTGTGCCTACAGGCTTCATGAGATACGTCACGATGAGAACAAAACAACGACTAGGAAACAGATTTGATGTGTACTATGCGGCACCTGACGGCAAGGTTCTCAGATCAAGGCTGGATTGCATCACGTACCTGATTGAAAATCCTCACATTGTCCGCGGCGTGAAGTcagatgattttgattttcacttTGAGCCATTCACCAACATGAAAGTTGCCAAAGTGTGTCTCCCCAGACTTGATAAGATGCTGGTTGGTGATCAGGCACCTGCTCATTCAAAGCATTGTCCAACTTTGGACGTTGCAAGTGATTCAACTTCCAAAACATTGATTGTTTCACTGGAACGTTGTGACCGCCTCCTCAAGGACCTTGGACTTGTTATCCAGTTTTGA
- the LOC135948073 gene encoding U11/U12 small nuclear ribonucleoprotein 35 kDa protein-like codes for MQSCSTKNTLWSPLAKEYNPLEAGSIDKTDTVPHDNAVARAMLAHYTPNPTLKTKPEYTIFVARLNLKTNESDLRRVFSEYGQILDCTLVRDIVTGTSKGYAFIEFRSRYSVDDACRKANKMELDGRTIFVDREIGRTMKGWVPRRLGGGFGGNKNSGQLRFGGVDRPFLKPILKEEKKFQRHK; via the coding sequence ATGCAGTcttgcagcacaaaaaatacTCTGTGGTCTCCTCTGGCGAAGGAGTACAACCCACTCGAAGCCGGTTCCATAGACAAAACAGACACAGTGCCCCACGACAACGCCGTAGCCAGGGCGATGCTCGCCCACTACACACCTAATCCAACCCTGAAAACCAAACCTGAGTACACGATATTTGTGGCCCGGCTGAATCTGAAAACCAACGAAAGTGACCTGAGAAGAGTATTCTCCGAGTACGGCCAAATCCTTGATTGCACCCTGGTCCGAGACATCGTGACAGGCACCTCCAAAGGTTACGCCTTCATAGAGTTCAGGTCAAGGTACTCAGTTGATGACGCGTGCAGAAAAGCAAACAAGATGGAACTCGACGGGCGCACCATTTTCGTCGACAGAGAGATTGGAAGGACGATGAAAGGCTGGGTGCCAAGGAGGCTCGGAGGAGGTTTTGGTGGAAACAAAAACTCAGGCCAGCTCAGATTTGGAGGGGTTGATCGACCATTCCTCAAGCCGATTttgaaagaagagaaaaaattccagagacacaaataa